From one Oceanivirga salmonicida genomic stretch:
- a CDS encoding transposase, with protein sequence LFAFCALDPVVKQSGNFNAPQTRMSKRGSKLLRYTLINTAWQLSLNNDIFAKYYRLKINQGKRHYNVLGHLASKLVRIIYKLLKDNISFDTNYLK encoded by the coding sequence ATTATTTGCTTTTTGTGCACTTGATCCTGTTGTAAAACAATCAGGTAACTTTAATGCTCCACAAACTAGAATGTCTAAACGTGGTTCTAAACTCCTTAGATATACTTTAATTAATACTGCTTGGCAGTTATCGCTTAACAATGACATATTTGCGAAATATTACAGATTAAAGATAAATCAAGGTAAAAGACATTACAATGTCTTAGGACATTTAGCATCTAAACTTGTTCGTATTATTTACAAACTTTTGAAAGATAATATATCTTTTGATACAAATTATCTTAAATAG
- a CDS encoding tetratricopeptide repeat protein, with protein MKKIITLSALIISMITLAGPKADLEKAQKLLNERKEKEAIEVLKRSKMAKGEEAEYELINANIALYYLANKDEASAMKYFKKVSDDEKSRTDTSKSADGYLVQLSKNNKDKIKYLTRLSNRFDDKDLDILSSLAYLHITEKNTREVDKIFADAKKVKLDGFYDYLHLLTGQKLLVDDYNKADYYIKKALKSKDKSIVANTHFLLGVYHFDKKDMNKAKKELMEAEKLTPNDTNLLYRIANVYKALGDNNTSYEYLKKAYVKSRQEKQVILELIINSYKRKDTKDENKWVGVLRNLDKNFVDLALAEIFMQAGEIELAEKYALLAVKKDIDANFLLAYISIQKGDKKSAEKYATNSLKSKVFGEKAKQLLEEIKKIK; from the coding sequence ATGAAAAAAATTATTACATTATCAGCTTTAATAATAAGCATGATAACATTAGCTGGACCTAAGGCGGATTTAGAAAAAGCACAAAAATTATTGAATGAAAGAAAAGAAAAAGAAGCAATTGAAGTTTTAAAAAGAAGTAAAATGGCTAAAGGAGAAGAAGCAGAATATGAATTAATTAATGCTAATATAGCATTGTATTATTTAGCAAATAAAGATGAAGCATCGGCAATGAAATATTTTAAAAAAGTTAGTGATGATGAAAAATCAAGAACTGATACTAGTAAATCAGCAGATGGTTATTTAGTACAATTATCTAAAAATAATAAAGATAAAATAAAATACTTAACTAGATTATCTAATAGATTTGATGATAAAGATTTAGATATTTTATCTAGTTTAGCATACTTACATATAACTGAAAAAAATACTAGAGAAGTAGATAAAATATTTGCAGATGCTAAAAAAGTAAAACTTGATGGTTTCTATGATTATCTACATTTATTAACTGGTCAAAAGTTATTAGTAGATGATTATAATAAAGCGGATTACTATATTAAAAAAGCTTTAAAATCTAAAGATAAATCAATAGTAGCTAATACTCATTTCTTACTTGGTGTTTATCATTTTGATAAAAAAGATATGAATAAAGCTAAAAAAGAATTAATGGAAGCAGAAAAACTTACACCAAATGACACTAATTTATTATATAGAATAGCAAATGTATATAAGGCATTAGGAGATAATAATACAAGTTATGAATATTTAAAGAAAGCATATGTTAAATCTCGTCAAGAAAAACAAGTAATATTAGAATTAATAATTAATAGTTATAAGAGAAAAGATACAAAAGATGAAAATAAGTGGGTAGGTGTGTTAAGAAACTTAGATAAAAATTTTGTAGACTTAGCATTAGCTGAAATATTTATGCAAGCAGGAGAAATTGAATTAGCAGAAAAGTATGCTTTATTAGCAGTTAAAAAAGATATAGATGCAAACTTCTTATTAGCATATATTTCTATACAAAAAGGCGATAAAAAATCAGCTGAAAAATACGCTACAAATTCTTTAAAGAGTAAAGTATTTGGAGAAAAAGCAAAACAATTATTAGAAGAAATAAAGAAAATAAAATAA